Proteins from a genomic interval of Desulfobacterales bacterium:
- a CDS encoding amino acid ABC transporter permease, with translation MTAINKANADAPVEIIKPPLTSVGVIGWVKANLFNSVLNSILSVIALLILWKIVPPFIRWAFVDSMWVSTGEECRAAGGACWSVISANIRFILFGFFPPESQWRPLLAMIILVGLLFYSRNRKRWRKPLGYGWIAGLFIMGLLMKGGLFGLAPVESTQWGGLPLTLLLSVFGLTAAYPLGVILALGRQSEMRAIKTLCVLYIELIRGVPLISLLFMSSVVFPLFLPQGVTFNKILRAQLAIILFTAAYIAEVVRGGLQGMARGQYEAAESLGLNYYLTMRLVILPQALKIVIPPSVSILISAFKDTSLVVIIALYDLLKTTQSILSDPKWMGFSAEAYIFVALIYFLCCFFMSNYSRRLERELDTGR, from the coding sequence ATGACCGCCATAAACAAAGCAAATGCAGACGCTCCGGTGGAAATCATCAAGCCGCCGCTTACCAGTGTGGGGGTGATCGGCTGGGTCAAAGCCAACCTGTTTAATAGTGTTTTAAATTCGATTTTAAGCGTTATTGCCCTGCTGATACTCTGGAAAATCGTTCCACCATTCATCCGGTGGGCGTTTGTGGACAGTATGTGGGTATCTACCGGAGAGGAGTGCCGCGCAGCCGGCGGGGCCTGCTGGTCGGTCATCAGCGCAAATATCCGGTTTATTCTTTTCGGGTTCTTCCCGCCGGAATCGCAATGGCGGCCGCTGCTGGCCATGATCATTCTGGTGGGGCTGCTGTTTTACAGCCGCAACCGGAAACGCTGGCGAAAACCGTTGGGGTATGGCTGGATTGCCGGACTGTTTATCATGGGCCTTCTCATGAAAGGGGGATTGTTCGGTCTGGCGCCCGTGGAGAGCACCCAATGGGGCGGCCTGCCGCTGACACTGCTCCTGTCGGTGTTCGGACTTACGGCGGCCTATCCCCTGGGGGTGATTCTGGCGCTGGGGCGCCAATCCGAAATGCGGGCCATCAAAACGCTGTGCGTCCTGTATATCGAATTGATTCGCGGCGTTCCCCTGATCAGCCTGTTGTTCATGTCGTCGGTTGTTTTTCCCCTGTTTTTACCCCAGGGGGTTACCTTCAATAAAATCTTAAGGGCCCAACTGGCCATAATTCTGTTTACGGCGGCCTATATTGCGGAGGTTGTTCGCGGGGGGCTGCAGGGAATGGCTCGTGGGCAGTATGAAGCGGCCGAGTCTCTGGGGTTGAATTACTACCTGACCATGCGTCTGGTCATATTGCCGCAGGCGCTGAAAATCGTGATTCCCCCATCGGTCAGTATCCTCATTTCCGCTTTCAAGGATACCTCCCTGGTGGTCATCATCGCACTTTACGATCTGCTCAAAACCACCCAGTCCATTCTGTCGGATCCCAAGTGGATGGGATTTTCAGCTGAAGCTTATATTTTTGTTGCCCTGATTTACTTTTTATGCTGTTTCTTTATGTCGAATTACAGCCGCCGGCTGGAGCGGGAGCTGGATACCGGCCGCTGA
- a CDS encoding amino acid ABC transporter ATP-binding protein — protein sequence MNQEPKVGREKQADTDPIIEIIEMHKWFGDFHVLKDINLTVKKQERIVICGPSGSGKSTLIRCINRLEQHQRGRIIVDGIELTNDIKNIEKIRMEVGMVFQHFNLFPHLTILENLMLGPIWVRKVPRVEAEDIAMYFLEKVHIADQALKFPGQLSGGQQQRVAIARSLCMRPKVMLFDEPTSALDPEMVKEVLDVMINLAQEGMTMIVVSHEMGFAKSVAHRVLFMDFGQIVEGNTPTEFFDNPQHERTKLFLSQILH from the coding sequence ATGAACCAGGAGCCGAAAGTCGGCAGGGAAAAACAGGCTGACACCGATCCGATTATTGAAATCATCGAGATGCACAAGTGGTTCGGCGATTTCCATGTCTTGAAGGATATCAATCTGACCGTTAAAAAGCAGGAACGGATTGTGATCTGCGGGCCTTCGGGGTCCGGCAAATCAACGCTGATCCGCTGCATCAACAGGCTGGAGCAGCATCAGCGCGGCCGCATTATTGTAGACGGGATTGAACTGACCAACGACATCAAGAACATTGAGAAAATCCGTATGGAAGTCGGCATGGTGTTTCAGCACTTTAACCTGTTCCCCCATTTGACCATACTTGAAAACCTGATGCTGGGCCCTATCTGGGTGCGCAAGGTGCCAAGAGTTGAAGCTGAAGACATCGCCATGTATTTTCTGGAAAAGGTGCATATTGCCGACCAGGCCCTCAAATTCCCCGGTCAGCTCTCCGGCGGACAGCAGCAGCGTGTGGCCATTGCCCGAAGCCTGTGCATGCGGCCTAAAGTGATGCTGTTTGATGAACCGACTTCCGCGCTGGATCCTGAAATGGTCAAAGAAGTGCTGGACGTTATGATCAATCTGGCCCAGGAGGGCATGACCATGATTGTTGTCTCCCATGAAATGGGATTTGCCAAAAGCGTCGCCCACCGGGTGCTCTTCATGGACTTCGGTCAAATTGTCGAAGGAAACACGCCCACGGAATTTTTTGATAACCCCCAGCATGAACGAACCAAATTATTTTTAAGTCAGATCCTGCACTAG